From the genome of Pungitius pungitius chromosome 21, fPunPun2.1, whole genome shotgun sequence, one region includes:
- the kcnj2a gene encoding inward rectifier potassium channel 2a, which translates to MGSVRASRYSVVSSEEDGMKLAAMAVPNGYGNAKRKVHTRHQPQSRFVKKDGHCNVHFVNVSQKGQRYLADIFTTCVDIRWRWMFMIFCLAFLLSWLFFGCIFWLVAILHGDLKSDGQKCVSNVSSFTAAFLFSIETQTTIGYGYRYVTDECPVAVFMVVFQSIVGCIIDAFIIGAVMAKMAKPKKRNETLVFSHNATVAMRDNKLCLMWRVGNLRKSHLVEAHVRAQLLKSRTTAEGEYIPLDQMDIDVGFDSGVDRIFLVSPITIVHEINEDSPFYDMSKQDLETSEFEIVVILEGMVEATAMTTQCRSSYVAGEILWGHRFDPVLFEEKNYYKVDYSRFHKTYEVASTPLCSARDLAEKKYILSNSNSFCYENEIALENKEDADEGNGGSVGPDGTQTDNISETEHGQVAVPLEPRPLRRESEI; encoded by the coding sequence ATGGGAAGCGTGCGAGCCAGCCGCTACAGTGTTGTGTCATCAGAGGAGGACGGCATGAAGCTCGCCGCCATGGCGGTGCCCAACGGCTACGGGAACGCCAAGCGCAAGGTGCACACGAGGCACCAGCCGCAGAGCCGCTTTGTCAAGAAGGACGGCCACTGCAACGTGCACTTTGTCAACGTGAGCCAGAAGGGCCAGCGGTACTTGGCCGACATCTTCACCACGTGCGTGGACATCCGCTGGAGGTGGATGTTCATGATCTTCTGCCTGGCCTTCCTCCTGTCCTGGCTCTTCTTCGGCTGCATCTTCTGGCTGGTGGCCATCCTCCACGGGGACTTGAAGAGCGACGGGCAGAAGTGCGTCTCCAACGTGAGCAGCTTCACCGCCGCCTTCCTGTTCTCCATCGAGACCCAGACCACCATCGGCTACGGCTACAGATACGTGACGGACGAGTGCCCAGTGGCCGTCTTCATGGTGGTCTTCCAGAGCATCGTGGGCTGCATCATCGACGCCTTCATCATCGGCGCCGTCATGGCGAAGATGGCTAAACCCAAGAAGAGGAACGAGACTTTGGTTTTCAGCCACAACGCCACGGTGGCCATGAGGGACAACAAGCTGTGCCTGATGTGGCGCGTGGGCAACCTGAGGAAGAGCCACCTGGTGGAAGCGCACGTGCGGGCGCAGCTCCTGAAATCGCGGACGACGGCGGAGGGGGAGTACATCCCGCTGGACCAGATGGACATAGACGTGGGCTTCGACAGCGGAGTGGACCGCATCTTCCTCGTGTCGCCCATCACCATTGTCCACGAGATCAACGAGGACAGCCCCTTCTACGACATGAGCAAACAGGACCTGGAGACCTCGGAGTTTGAGATCGTGGTCATCCTGGAGGGCATGGTGGAGGCCACCGCCATGACCACGCAGTGCCGCAGCTCCTACGTGGCCGGCGAGATCCTCTGGGGCCACCGCTTCGACCCGGTGCTCTTTGAGGAGAAGAACTACTACAAGGTGGACTACTCCCGCTTCCACAAGACCTACGAGGTGGCGAGCACCCCGCTGTGCAGCGCGAGGGACCTCGCCGAGAAGAAGTACATCCTCTCCAACTCCAACTCCTTCTGCTACGAGAACGAGATCGCGCTGGAGAACAAGGAGGACGCGGACGAGGGGAACGGGGGCAGCGTCGGGCCCGACGGAACCCAGACGGACAACATCTCGGAGACGGAACACGGCCAGGTGGCGGTGCCGCTGGAGCCCCGCCCCCTGAGGAGGGAGTCAGAAATATGA